In the Alkaliphilus oremlandii OhILAs genome, one interval contains:
- a CDS encoding C39 family peptidase, which yields MKKILTQTIFDEEARHKILIGFMSIFLLILVLLLALVSFPSILINILFSSPGENLDLSEDIAKVAIYQDTVFKVDNLNKEWIEKAKKENSDCDEIIVEYNYDLTWQALISIDSVLLNQEFDDLDEKRIEEIALKFIERDVEISEEEYEEAYEVDIIDGNGNVKTVTRTKTVKLKVATIKVNTINFEDVLFDVGITTEENIFIATNIFNNISSMDVENSLNIYDGDQVDFSQLKEYPEGYANIPYYNQTDKRWGSLPYGSSPILSAGCGPTSLAMVVSGLTDNKVTPDIVADWSYKNGHRAEGAGSYWSLMTDGGKHYGLNVEAVSRRNPNAILKALSDGYPVIVAMGKGQFTNGGHFIVLRGVTENGKILIHDSASVERSNKEWDLSIIMNESSKIGGVNGSPFWIFRP from the coding sequence ATGAAAAAAATATTAACTCAAACCATCTTTGATGAAGAGGCAAGACATAAAATATTGATAGGCTTCATGTCTATTTTTCTTTTAATTTTAGTATTGCTTCTAGCACTTGTTAGTTTTCCTTCCATATTGATCAATATATTGTTTAGTAGTCCGGGGGAAAACTTAGATTTATCAGAAGACATAGCTAAGGTGGCAATATATCAAGATACTGTATTTAAGGTAGATAATCTTAATAAGGAGTGGATAGAAAAAGCTAAGAAAGAAAATAGCGACTGTGATGAAATTATTGTTGAATATAACTATGATCTAACATGGCAAGCTTTAATCTCTATTGATTCTGTATTATTGAACCAAGAATTTGATGATTTAGATGAGAAGAGGATAGAGGAAATCGCTTTAAAATTTATTGAAAGAGATGTTGAAATATCAGAAGAAGAATATGAGGAAGCGTATGAAGTAGATATCATTGATGGCAATGGAAATGTTAAAACGGTTACAAGAACTAAAACAGTAAAGCTTAAGGTAGCAACTATAAAAGTAAATACGATAAACTTTGAAGATGTTCTCTTTGATGTAGGGATTACTACTGAGGAGAACATTTTTATTGCTACAAATATATTCAATAATATTTCATCTATGGATGTGGAAAATAGCTTAAATATCTACGATGGAGATCAGGTAGATTTTAGCCAGCTTAAGGAGTATCCGGAAGGGTATGCAAATATTCCCTACTATAATCAAACGGATAAAAGATGGGGTAGTCTTCCCTATGGAAGTAGCCCAATATTAAGTGCAGGTTGTGGCCCAACTTCTCTGGCCATGGTGGTATCTGGACTAACAGATAATAAGGTAACGCCGGATATAGTAGCAGATTGGAGTTATAAAAACGGACATAGAGCCGAGGGAGCAGGAAGCTATTGGTCCTTGATGACGGATGGAGGAAAGCATTATGGACTTAACGTTGAAGCAGTAAGTAGAAGAAACCCGAATGCTATACTTAAAGCTCTTAGTGATGGATATCCAGTCATCGTTGCTATGGGAAAAGGTCAATTTACAAATGGCGGCCATTTTATCGTTTTAAGAGGCGTTACAGAAAACGGAAAGATATTAATACATGATTCGGCTAGTGTTGAAAGAAGTAATAAGGAATGGGATTTATCCATTATTATGAATGAGAGCAGTAAAATCGGAGGAGTAAATGGCAGTCCATTTTGGATCTTTAGGCCGTAA